Proteins from a genomic interval of Benincasa hispida cultivar B227 chromosome 7, ASM972705v1, whole genome shotgun sequence:
- the LOC120082005 gene encoding LOB domain-containing protein 12-like — MGGNSPCASCKLLRRRCARDCIFAPYFPSDDPHKFAIVHKVFGASNVSKMLQELPVQQRGDAVMSLVYEASARVRDPVYGCVGAISYLQNQVSQLQMQLAVAQAEILCIQMQQDHPVFPNCPQIHSDDKPPSLLLPPPSPPPSQCLNFASSPNVIYDTIFGHDIVS, encoded by the exons atgggTGGTAATTCGCCCTGTGCGTCGTGCAAACTCCTCCGGCGACGGTGCGCCAGAGACTGCATTTTTGCTCCCTATTTTCCCTCTGATGACCCCCACAAGTTTGCTATTGTTCATAAAGTTTTTGGTGCTAGCAATGTCAGCAAAATGTTGcag GAACTGCCAGTGCAGCAAAGGGGCGACGCGGTGATGAGTTTAGTTTATGAGGCAAGTGCAAGAGTGAGGGACCCAGTTTATGGTTGTGTAGGGGCAATTTCGTACTTACAAAATCAAGTCTCACAATTACAAATGCAATTGGCTGTTGCTCAAGCTGAGATTCTTTGCATCCAAATGCAACAAGACCACCCCGTTTTCCCAAATTGCCCTCAGATCCACTCCGATGACAAACCGCCCTCTCTTCTACTACCGCCGCCGTCTCCTCCGCCGTCTCAGTGCCTCAATTTTGCTTCCTCTCCCAATGTAATTTATGACACCATTTTTGGACATGACATAGtttcttaa